In Phacochoerus africanus isolate WHEZ1 chromosome 1, ROS_Pafr_v1, whole genome shotgun sequence, the following are encoded in one genomic region:
- the PLXNB1 gene encoding plexin-B1 isoform X1: MPALGPALLQALWAGWVLTLQPPPPAAFTPNGTYLQHLAQDPTSGTLYLGATNFLFQLSPELQLEATVSTGPVLDSRDCLPPVMPDECPQAQPTNNLNQLLLVSPGALVVCGSVHQGVCEQRRLGQLGQLLLRPERPGDTQYVAANDPAVSTVGLVAQGLAGEPLLFVGRGYTSRGVGGGIPPITTRALWPLDPQAAFSYEETAKLAVGRLSEYSHHFVSAFARGASAYFLFLRRDLQAQSRAFRAYVSRVCLRDQHYYSYVELPLACQGGRYGLIQAAAVATSSEVARGEVLFAAFSSAAPPTVGRPPSAASGPSGASALCAFPLDEVDRLANRTRDACYTREGRAEDGAEVAYIEYDVNSDCAQLPVDTLDAYPCGSDHTPSPMASRVPLEATPVLEWPGVQLTAVAVTMEDGHTIAFLGDSQGQLHRVYLGLGSDGHPYSTQSIQQGSAVSRDLIFDGAFEHLYVMTQNTLLKVPVASCAQHLDCASCLAHRDPYCGWCVLLGRCSRHSECSRGQGPERWLWSFQPELDCLRVAALSPANISREERREVFLSVPDLPPLWPGESYSCRFGEYQSPALLTSSGVMCPSPDPSEAPELPRGADHVSMSVELRFGDVVIAKASLSFYDCLAVTALYPSAQCQACVSSHWGCNWCVWQHLCTHKASCDAGPMVVSRQSPLLSPAPPARDAPTPFPPTTPKAMVSPAPDTLPVDTPATGAASEVPPGAQPSLLSPWGPWAGAGSMPASASTESPLHEDPPDPRPHNRPGATVPAPTAFGPMATPEDLLASHPSPTDAAALPPAPAEASPEALPSAVPQDQPPGTAPATTFPGAAGSTKPALDWLMREGGELPEADEWTGGDTPAFSTSTLLSGDGDSAEHEGPPAPLILLSSLDYQYDTPGLWELEEVTGGAGSCPCVESVQGSMLIPVHVQREVRLLGRNLRLFQDSPGDHECVMELEGREVVVEARIECELPPDTRCHVTCQQHQLSYEALQPELHVGLFLRRAGRLRVDSVDGLHVVLFDCSVGHEDCSRCQTARPQYGCVWCKGEHPQCVAQEACGEAEAVVTQCPAPLIHSVEPLTGPIDGGTRVTIRGSNLGQHVQDVQDTVRVAGVPCAVDVQEYKVSSSLVCITEASGEEVAGVVTVEVPGRGRGVSEHDFAYQDPKVHSIFPARGPRAGGTSLTIHGSKLLTGRLEDIRVVVGDQPCHMLLEQQVEQLRCETSPQPAPATLPVTVWFGATGRSLQHSQFEYTSDPNVTSAGPTKSFLSGGREIWVHGQNLDVVQTPRIRVTVAPRLPQPGQGLGRRHHVIPETACSPGASCGGLHFEEPCHVNSSQLITCRTPALPGLPEDPWVRVEFILDNLVFDFATLNPTPFSYEADPILQPLNPEEPSTPFRHKPGSVLSVEGENLDLAMSKEEVVAMIGDGPCVVKTLTRHHLYCEPPLEQPLPWHHALREAPDALPEFTVQMGNLRFSLGYVQYDGESPMAFPMAAQVGLGVGTSLLALGVIIIVLIYRRKSKQALRDYKKVQIQLENLESSVRDRCKKEFTDLMTEMTDLTSDLLGSGIPFLDYKVYAERVFFPGHQESPLHRDLGVPESRRPTVEQGLGQLSNLLNSKLFLTKFIHTLESQRTFSARDRAYVASLLTVALHGKLEYFTDILRTLLSDLVAQYVAKNPKLMLRRTETVVEKLLTNWMSICLYTFVRDSVGEPLYMLFRGIKHQVDKGPVDSVTGKAKYTLNDNRLLREDVEYRPLTLNVMLAMGPGAGEAQGVPVKVLDCDTISQAKEKMLDQLYKGVPLAQRPDPRTLDVEWRSGVAGHLILSDEDVTSEVQGLWRRLNTLQHYKVPDGATVALVPCLTKHALRESQDYVPGESLDIGTPMLEDVDEGGIRPWHLVKPSDEPEPPRPRRGSLRGGERERAKAIPEIYLTRLLSMKGTLQKFVDDLFQVILSTSRPVPLAIKYFFDLLDEQAQQHGISDQDTVHIWKTNSLPLRFWINIIKNPQFVFDVQTSDNMDAVLLVIAQTFMDACTLADHKLGRDSPINKLLYARDIPRYKRMVERYYADIRQTIPASDQEMNSILAELSRNYSGDLGTRVALHELYKYINKYYDQIITALEEDGTAQKMQLGYRLQQIAAAVENKVTDL; the protein is encoded by the exons ATGCCTGCCCTGGGCCCAGCTCTTCTCCAGGCACTCTGGGCCGGGTGGGTCCTcaccctccagccccctccaccGGCGGCTTTCACTCCCAATGGTACATATCTGCAGCACTTGGCTCAGGATCCCACCTCAGGCACCCTCTACCTAGGGGCCACCAACTTCCTGTTCCAGCTGAGCCCTGAACTGCAGCTGGAGGCCACTGTGTCCACTggccctgtgctagacagcagggaCTGTCTGCCACCTGTAATGCCTGATGAGtgcccccaggcccagcccaccAACAACCTGAACCAGCTGCTCCTGGTGAGCCCGGGGGCCCTGGTGGTGTGCGGCAGTGTGCACCAGGGCGTCTGTGAACAGCGGCGCCTGGGGCAACTTGGACAGCTGCTGCTGCGGCCAGAGCGGCCTGGGGACACCCAGTATGTGGCCGCAAATGACCCTGCTGTCAGCACGGTGGGACTGGTGGCCCAGGGCTTGGCTGGGGAGCCCCTCTTGTTTGTGGGGCGTGGCTACACCAGCAGGGGTGTAGGGGGTGGCATCCCTCCCATCACGACCCGGGCCTTATGGCCACTGGACCCCCAGGCCGCCTTCTCTTACGAGGAGACAGCCAAGCTGGCTGTGGGCCGCCTCTCCGAGTACAGCCACCACTTCGTGAGCGCCTTTGCACGTGGAGCCAGCGCCTACTTCCTGTTCCTTCGGCGGGACCTGCAGGCTCAGTCTCGAGCCTTCCGTGCCTATGTGTCCCGTGTGTGCCTCCGGGACCAGCACTACTACTCTTATGTGGAGTTGCCTCTGGCCTGTCAGGGGGGCCGCTACGGGCTGATCCAGGCTGCAGCGGTGGCCACATCCTCGGAGGTAGCCCGGGGGGAAGTGCTCTTTGCAGCCTTCTCCTCGGCTGCTCCCCCTACTGTGGGCCGGCCTCCATCAGCAGCTTCCGGGCCATCTGGAGCCTCTGCCCTCTGTGCCTTCCCCCTGGATGAGGTGGACCGCCTTGCTAATCGCACTCGAGATGCCTGCTACACTCGGGAGGGCCGTGCTGAGGATGGGGCCGAGGTGGCCTACATCGAGTATGATGTCAATTCTGACTGTGCACAGCTGCCTGTG GACACTCTGGATGCTTATCCCTGTGGCTCAGACCACACGCCCAGCCCCATGGCCAGCCGTGTCCCCCTGGAAGCCACCCCAGTTCTGGAGTGGCCAGGGGTTCAACTAACAGCCGTGGCGGTCACCATGGAAGATGGACACACCATTGCTTTCCTGGGTGACAGTCAGGGGCAGCTGCATAGG GTCTACTTGGGCCTGGGGAGTGATGGCCACCCGTACTCCACACAGAGCATCCAGCAGGGGTCTGCAGTGAGCAGAGACCTCATCTTTGATGGGGCCTTTGAGCACCTGTATGTCATGACCCAGAACACA CTTCTCAAGGTTCCCGTGGCCTCCTGTGCTCAGCACCTGGACTGTGCGTCTTGTCTGGCTCACAGGGACCCATACTGTGGGTGGTGTGTGCTCCTCGGCAG GTGCAGTCGCCATTCTGAATGCTCACGGGGCCAGGGCCCAGAGCGGTGGCTGTGGAGCTTCCAGCCTGAGCTAGACTGTCTGCGAGTGGCAGCTTTGAGTCCTGCTAACATCAGCCgtgaggaaaggagggag GTTTTCTTGTCGGTACCTGACCTGCCACCCCTGTGGCCAGGGGAGTCTTATTCTTGCCGCTTTGGGGAATACCAGAGTCCTGCCCTGCTGACCAGTTCTGGTGTGATGTGTCCTTCCCCAGACCCTAGTGAAGCCCCAGAGCTGCCGAGAGGAGCCG ACCATGTCTCCATGAGTGTGGAGCTCAGGTTCGGCGACGTGGTGATTGCTAAGGCTTCCCTTTCCTTCTATGACTGTTTGGCTGTCACTGCACTCTACCCGTCTGCACA GTGCCAGGCCTGTGTGAGCAGCCACTGGGGGTGTAACTGGTGCGTCTGGCAGCACCTGTGCACACACAAAGCCTCGTGTGATGCCGGGCCCATGGTGGTCAGCCGACAG AGCCCgcttctctccccagcccctcctgcaaGAGATGcacccacccccttcccaccCACAACCCCCAAGGCCATGGTCAGCCCTGCTCCTGATACCCTTCCCGTGGACACTCCTGCCACAGGCGCAGCCTCGGAGGTCCCCCCTGGGGCCCAGCCTTCCCTGCTCAGCCCCTGGGGGCCGTGGGCGGGTGCTGGCTCCATGCCTGCCTCAGCCTCCACAGAGTCACCTCTCCACGAGGACCCTCCTGATCCCAGGCCCCACAACAGACCTGGAGCCACTGTCCCTGCCCCCACGGCCTTCGGAcccatggccacacctgaggacCTCTTGGCCTCCCACCCATCGCCCACAGATGCAGCAGcgctgccccccgcccctgcagAGGCTAGCCCCGAGGCCCTCCCCTCTGCGGTACCCCAGGACCAGCCCCCCGGCACTGCTCCCGCCACCACTTTCCCAGGGGCCGCTGGCTCCACGAAGCCTGCTCTGGACTGGCTCATGAGAGAAGGCGGCGAGCTGCCCGAGGCGGACGAGTGGACGGGGGGTGACACACCCGCCTTCTCCACTTCCACCCTCCTCTCAGGTGATGGAGACTCGGCTGAGCACGAGGGTCCTCCCGCTCCCCTCATCCTCCTGTCCAGCCTCGACTACCAGTACGACACCCCCGGGCTCTGGGAGCTG GAAGAGGTGACTGGGGGGGCAGGCTCCTGCCCTTGTGTGGAGAGCGTGCAGGGCTCCATGCTGATACCAGTCCACGTGCAGCGAGAAGTGCGGCTCTTGGGCAGGAATCTGCGCCTCTTCCAG GACAGCCCAGGAGACCATGAGTGTGTGATGGAGCTGGAGGGCCGCGAGGTGGTGGTTGAGGCCCGGATCGAGTGTGAGCTGCCTCCAGATACCCGGTGCCACGTCACATGCCAGCAGCACCAG CTCAGCTATGAGGCTCTGCAGCCAGAGCTCCATGTGGGGCTGTTTTTGCGTCGGGCCGGCCGCCTGCGTGTGGACAGTGTGGATGGACTGCACG TGGTGCTCTTTGACTGTTCCGTGGGACATGAGGACTGTAGCCGCTGCCAAACTGCCAGGCCCCAGTATGGTTGTGTGTGGTGCAAGGGGGAGCATCCACAGTGCGTGGCCCAGGAGGCCTGTGGCGAGGCTGAGGCTGTGGTCACCCAGTGCCCGGCACCCCTCATCCACTCG GTGGAGCCACTGACTGGGCCTATAGATGGAGGCACCCGTGTTACCATCAGGGGCTCCAACCTTGGCCAACATGTGCAGGATGTGCAGGACACGGTCAGGGTGGCTGGAGTGCCCTGTGCTGTGGATGTTCAGGAGTACAAGGTGTCCAGCAG CCTTGTATGTATCACTGAGGCCagtggggaggaggtggcaggTGTTGTGACGGTGGAGGTGCCAGGAAGAGGACGAGGCGTCTCAGAGCACGACTTTGCCTACCAG GACCCGAAGGTGCATTCCATCTTCCCAGCCCGAGGCCCCAGAGCCGGGGGCACCAGCCTAACCATACACGGCTCCAAGCTCCTGACTGGGCGGCTAGAGGACATCCGAGTGGTAGTTGGAGACCAGCCTTGTCACAT GCTGCTGGAGCAGCAGGTGGAGCAGCTTCGGTGTGAAACCAGCCCACAACCTGCGCCTGCAACACTCCCCGTGACTGTGTGGTTTGGGGCCACCGGGCGGAGCCTTCAACACAGCCAGTTTGAGTACACATCAGACCCTAATGTCACCTCTGCTGGCCCCACCAAGAGCTTCCTCAG TGGAGGACGTGAGATTTGGGTCCATGGCCAGAATTTGGATGTGGTACAGACACCAAGAATCCGAGTGACTGTGGCCCCCAGACTACCGCAGCCGGGCCAGGGGCTTGGGCGGAGGCATCATGTGATCCCAGAGACAGCGTGCTCCCCCGGAGCCTCCTGTGGCGGCCTTCAC TTCGAGGAGCCATGCCATGTGAACTCCTCCCAGCTTATCACATGCCGCACACCGGCCCTCCCAGGCCTGCCCGAGGACCCCTGGGTCCGTGTGGAATTTATCCTTGACAACCTGGTCTTTGACTTTGCAACACTGAACCCCACACCCTTCTCCTATGAGGCCGACCCCATTCTGCAGCCTCTCAACCCTGAGGAACCCAGCACACCATTCCGGCACAAGCCTGGGAGTGTGCTCTCTGTGGAG GGGGAGAATCTGGACCTGGCAATGTCTAAGGAGGAGGTGGTAGCCATGATAGGGGATGGGCCCTGCGTAGTGAAGACGCTGACCCGACACCACTTGTACTGTGAGCCCCCCTTGGAACAGCCCCTGCCCTGGCACCATGCCCTCCGGGAGGCACCTGATGCTTTGCCTGAGTTCACG GTGCAGATGGGGAACCTCCGCTTCTCCCTGGGCTATGTGCAGTATGATGGCGAGAGCCCCATGGCCTTTCCCATGGCAGCCCAGGTGGGCTTGGGGGTGGGCACCTCTCTTCTGGCTCTGGGTGTCATCATCATTGTCCTCATATACAG GAGGAAGAGCAAGCAGGCCCTGAGGGACTATAAGAAGGTGCAGATCCAGCTGGAGAATCTGGAGAGCAGCGTGCGGGACCGCTGCAAGAAGGAGTTCACAG ACCTTATGACCGAGATGACTGATCTTACCAGTGACCTTCTGGGCAGTGGCATCCCATTCCTTGACTACAAGGTGTATGCTGAGAGGGTGTTCTTCCCTGGGCATCAAGAGTCACCCTTGCACCGGGACCTGGGTGTGCCTGAGAGCAGGCGACCCACTGTGGAACAAGGGCTGGGGCAGCTCTCCAACCTGCTCAACAGCAAGCTCTTCCTCACCAAG TTCATCCATACCCTGGAAAGCCAGCGCACCTTCTCGGCTCGGGACCGAGCCTATGTGGCATCTCTGCTTACGGTGGCGCTGCACGGGAAGCTTGAGTACTTCACCGACATCCTGCGCACCCTGCTCAGTGACCTGGTGGCTCAGTATGTGGCCAAGAACCCCAAGCTAATGCTACGCAG GACAGAGACCGTGGTGGAGAAGCTGCTCACCAACTGGATGTCCATCTGCCTCTACACTTTCGTGAGG GACTCAGTAGGGGAACCTCTGTACATGCTTTTCCGTGGAATTAAGCATCAAGTGGACAAGGGGCCGGTGGACAGCGTGACTGGAAAAGCCAAATATACCCTGAATGACAACCGCTTGCTCCGAGAGGATGTGGAGTACCGTCCCCTG ACCTTGAACGTGATGTTGGCCATGGGCCCTGGAGCAGGAGAAGCCCAGGGTGTGCCTGTGAAGGTTCTGGACTGTGACACTATCTCTCAGGCCAAGGAGAAGATGCTGGACCAGCTTTATAAAGGAGTACCTCTTGCCCAGAGGCCAGACCCTCGCACCCTAGATGTTG AATGGAGATCTGGGGTGGCCGGGCATCTCATTCTTTCAGATGAGGACGTGACTTCTGAGGTCCAGGGTCTGTGGAGGCGCTTGAACACCCTGCAGCATTACAAG GTCCCAGACGGAGCAACTGTGGCCCTCGTCCCCTGCCTCACCAAGCATGCTCTCCGGGAAAGCCAGGATTATGTCCCTGGAGAGA GTCTTGACATAGGGACCCCAATGCTGGAGGATGTGGACGAGGGGGGCATCCGGCCCTGGCACCTTGTGAAGCCAAGTGATGAGCCAGAGCCTCCCAGGCCTCGGAGAGGCAGCCTTCGGGGCGGGGAGCGGGAGCGAGCCAAGGCCATCCCTGAGATCTACCTGACTCGCCTGCTGTCTATGAAG GGAACCCTGCAGAAGTTTGTGGATGACCTGTTCCAGGTGATTCTCAGCACCAGCCGCCCTGTGCCACTTGCTATCAAGTACTTTTTCGATCTGCTGGATGAGCAGGCCCAGCAGCACGGCATCTCTGACCAGGACACCGTCCATATCTGGAAAACCAACAG CTTGCCCCTGAGGTTTTGGATCAA